In one window of Tubulanus polymorphus chromosome 3, tnTubPoly1.2, whole genome shotgun sequence DNA:
- the LOC141901389 gene encoding phosphatidylinositol-3-phosphatase SAC1-like, giving the protein MAVHETFRLHSTPDAYIFETLDGDDNELLIIDRVSQEIKLEANQGQIPVSATTRTVYGIFGVIRLLAGPYLVVITKREKTGELDGHTVWKIKQTEILPYQRTVHHLNEIQQQDNEMYVSMVDNVLRTDSYYYSTSLDITHTLQRLHNTSPEFLQLPLHERADQRFVWNTHLLREFAQQQELKKYCLPILHGFIEMKSTTIKGISFEYVLISRRSCFRAGTRFYMRGLDIEGNSANYVETEQIIVIDGNKCSFVQTRGSIPLFWSQKPNIKYKPVPVINNSLSHMDAFQNHFMSQVYNYGKQICINLIDQKPPEAQLETTFAQVVNNSQNTNVRYEAFDFHHECRKMRWDRLSILIDRLADEQKQFCYFMVRRDGSVVTQQDGIFRTNCMDCLDRTNVVQSLLARRSLQEQLEKLGILSAGERVEDQRSFETMFKSVWADNADACSVQYAGTGALKTDFTRTGKRTKLGLLRDGANSLIRYFKNNFTDGFRQDSIDLFLGNYIVEEQSGISKPSPFRQGRDRKFLLLALLAISLVAFTLCILSVLLPVDNLSEQFVYILFWGSASVVPLAIIFMYGQEFVDHPRLAQAKTKTE; this is encoded by the exons ATGGCAGTGCACGAAACATTTCGTCT acATTCAACTCCAGATGCCTATATCTTTGAGACGCTTGATGGTGATGATAATGAGTTACTCATTATTGATCGTGTCAGTCAAGAAATAAAACTTGAAG CGAACCAGGGACAAATTCCAGTATCTGCGACGACAAGGACGGTCTATGGAATATTTGGAGTTATACGACTTTTGGCAG GGCCGTATTTGGTCGTCATTACGAAACGGGAGAAAACCGGAGAATTAGACGGACACACGGTATGGAAAATAAAGCAAACAGAAATATTGCCATATCAACGGACTGTGCATCATCTCAACGAGATTCAG CAACAAGATAATGAAATGTATGTATCAATGGTAGACAATGTACTACGGACAGATTCGTATTACTATTCCACATCGCTTGATATCACTCATACCTTACAACGGTTACACAATACTAGTCCCGAATTTCTTCAGTTACCTCTTCATGAACGC GCGGACCAAAGATTCGTTTGGAATACACATCTTCTACGTGAATTTGCTCAACAACAAGAGCTGAAGAAATATTGTTTACCAATCTTACATGGCT ttattgaaatgaaatcgacGACAATTAAAGGAATTTCGTTTGAGTATGTGCTGATTTCACGTCGGTCGTGTTTCCGTGCTGGAACTCGATTCTATATGAGAGGACTCGACATTGAGGGAAATTCCGCTAACTACGTCGAGACTGAACAAATAATCGTGATAGATGGAAATAAATGTTCATTTGTTCAG ACAAGAGGGTCCATTCCATTATTCTGGTCTCAGAAACCAAACATTAAGTACAAGCCTGTCCCTGTgattaataattcattgagTCAT atggacgcttttcaaaatcattttatgaGCCAGGTTTATAATTATGGCAAACAAATATGCATTAATTTG atCGACCAGAAACCGCCTGAAGCTCAGCTTGAAACAACTTTCGCTCAAGTTGTCAATAATTCTCAAAATACCAATGTCAG GTACGAGGCATTTGACTTCCATCACGAATGCCGTAAAATGCGCTGGGATAGactttcaatattgattgatCGACTTGCTGATGAACAGAAACAGTTTTG CTATTTCATGGTAAGGCGCGATGGCTCCGTCGTCACTCAACAAGATGGCATTTTCCGAACTAACTGTATGGATTGTTTAGATCGTACAAATGTCGTACAAAGTCTGCTGGCACGTAGGAGTTTACAAGAGCAACTTGAG AAACTTGGAATTCTCAGCGCAGGGGAAAGAGTTGAGGATCAAAGGAGttttgaaacaatgtttaaaagtG TTTGGGCTGATAATGCTGATGCTTGTTCTGTGCAGTATGCCGGCACTGGAGCATTAAAAACTGATTTCACCAG GACTGGTAAAAGAACAAAACTGGGACTGCTTCGTGATGGTGCTAACTCGCTGATCAGATATTTCAAGAATAATTTCACAGATGGCTTCAGACAG GATTCGATCGATTTATTCTTAGGAAACTATATCGTTGAAGAACAATCCGGGATCAGTAAACCATCACCATTCCGACAAGGGAGGGATAGAAAATTTTTACTTTTAGCT CTTTTGGCCATTTCTCTTGTTGCATTCACTTTATGCATTCTAAGTGTACTTTTACCTGTTG ATAATCTATCTGAACAGTTCGTCTACATACTATTCTGGGGTAGTGCAAGCGTTGTGCCATTGGCAATCATATTCATGTACGGTCAGGAGTTCGTAGATCACCCGCGACTAGCACAGGCCAAAACCAAAACGGAATAG
- the LOC141901031 gene encoding TBC1 domain family member 20-like, whose product MEEDEVTELSHSLRHSSTITPPSNGDIGNKDSDAHHYNSDTDSSDDNTTLIQSIGYNSQSRSSSVTTSHQENGQFVDKQNCHFLTSNVKDELSDGLCDSHSKDSQSDSETSSLSAEHEAHLLAFRKHREDAANRRKIVHIANALSKDPIDIFALRQLAMSRFGLLNNKLRRKAWPKLLNVNIDNIDPKPSQSILRSHRDYNQVVMDVNRSLKRFPPGMEDDIRLAMQDELVDVIMRVLVHHPQLHYFQGYHDICVTFLLVAGEDISFALVDMLSTHHLRDFLDSSMDRTKHMLNYLYPIIGKASPELRDYMEKAELGTIFCLPWLITWYGHVLSDIRHIVRLYDFFLACHPLMPIYLAAAIVLHREKEVLQTECDMAMIHCLLSKIPPDLPVEYLVSKAGDLYVQFPPEELANEALQHFQQSSSISNYPRFEQATMSQTPVEIPKDVPIASEQDLEIPQPNRVRIFARHAMLALTAGVGAAAYAAFNLSEWEWLFSR is encoded by the exons ATGGAAGAAGATGAAGTAACCGAGTTATCTCATTCTTTAAGACACTCCTCCACAATTACACCTCCATCGAATGGAGATATAGGAAATAAGGATTCCGATGCACATCACTACAACAGCGACACTGACAGTAGTGATGATAATACAACTCTAATACAGAGTATCGGATATAACTCACAAAGTCGCTCGTCATCAGTTACTACAAGCCATCAAGAGAATGGGCAATTTGTTGACAAACAAAACTGTCACTTTCTAACATCGAACGTTAAGGATGAATTGTCGGATGGATTGTGTGATTCTCATTCAAAAGATTCCCAGTCTGACAGCGAGACATCTTCACTCAGTGCAGAGCATGAAGCACATCTGCTTGCATTTAGAAAGCACAGAG AAGATGCTGCCAATAGAAGAAAGATTGTACATATCGCGAATGCTTTGAGCAAAGATCCGATTGATATATTTGCTTTACGTCAGCTTGCAATGAGTCGCTTTGGTTTATTGAATAATAAACTACGTCGGAAGGCTTGGCCTAAACTTCTAAATGTGAACATTGACAATATTGACCCTAAACCTA GTCAGAGCATCCTAAGATCGCATCGCGATTACAATCAAGTTGTAATGGATGTAAATCGGTCGTTGAAACGATTTCCACCAG GAATGGAGGATGATATACGACTTGCGATGCAAGATGAACTAGTCGATGTTATAATGAGAGTGTTAGTTCATCATCCCCAGCTGCATTATTTTCAG ggctATCATGACATTTGCGTAACATTCCTGTTAGTTGCTGGTGAAGATATATCATTTGCTTTAGTTGATATGTTATCAACACATCATTTACG TGATTTCTTAGATTCTTCAATGGACCGGACAAAACATATGCTCAATTATCTAtatccaataattggaaaagCTAGTCCAGAACTCAGAGACTACATGGAAAA GGCTGAATTAGGAACAATATTTTGCCTTCCATGGTTGATAACATGGTACGGACATGTTCTGAGTGATATAAGACATATAGTGCGGTTGTATGACTTCTTTCTCGCATGTCATCCTTTAATGCCCATATATTTAGCTGCTGCT ATTGTACTTCATCGTGAGAAAGAGGTGCTTCAAACGgaatgtgatatggcgatgatTCACTGTCTCTTGTCGAAGATTCCGCCAGATCTTCCCGTTGAATATCTAGTCAGTAAAGCAGGTGATTTATACGTCCAGTTTCCACCTGAAGAACTCGCTAATGAAGCTTTACAACATTTTCAGCAGAG TTCTAGCATATCAAACTACCCTCGATTTGAACAGGCGACTATGAGTCAAACACCCGTTGAGATTCCTAAGGATGTACCAATAGCAAGTGAACAGGATCTGGAGATTCCTCAACCAAATCGTGTGCGCATTTTTGCTCGTCACGCTATGTTAGCATTGACTGCTGGAGTTGGAGCAGCAGCATATGCCGCGTTTAATCTGTCTGAATGGGAATGGCTATTCAGCCGATGA
- the LOC141901030 gene encoding diacylglycerol O-acyltransferase 1-like has product MTLGDYTVLHHRRKTVSENGHEDRHDITKTANIPTESASTCGSKQHFNNQNGHSCNLKTENGKCKLSILEQLRHWWVEPEHISVAQRKSKTDEKIHRITDSLFSSSSGFNNYRGMLNLCIVLLALSNARVALENIIKYGILIDPVMLVSYFFIDPYSWPSVSLVLLVNVFVLFTFWIETLLSKESLSEKAGRVIHFITFTCVIIFPSVVILYRHPFPLFSSLALSVYVITFLKLISYVSVNKWCRDQQKYEQTSRRRRKSEGLPDSKTVSNGKTETLFVRYPDNLYVQDLYYFMVAPTLCYELNFPRSSRIRKRFLVKRIIEMLFLSQLMTGLIQQWIMPTIKNSMTPLHNLEFHKIVERLLKLAIPNHLIWLIFFYWLFHSCLNVVSELLRFGDREFYRDWWNAETVTRFWQDWNIPVHRWARRHVFIPMLQSGFTKLQASTAVFLISAFFHELLVSVPLRMFKLWAFFAMVGQIPFAMFVSKFLHGQFGNISVWISLIIGQPIAILMYFHDYYITNADSLDAVVS; this is encoded by the exons ATGACTCTTGGAGATTATACGGTATTGCATCATCGTAGAAAAACGGTCAGCGAAAATGGACATGAGGATCGTCATGACATAACGAAAACAGCGAACATACCTACAGAATCAGCCTCGACATGTGGCTCTAAACAACATTTCAACAATCAAAATGGACATAGTTGTAAtctaaaaactgaaaatggaaaatgtaaattgtcaattttggaaCAGTTGCGACATTGGTGGGTGGAACCAGAGCATATTTCAGTAGCTCAACGAAAATCAAAGACTGATGAGAA GATACATAGAATCACCGATTCCCTGTTCAGCTCTTCTAGTGGTTTTAATAACTACAGGGGTATGCTTAACCTCTGCATCGTTTTATTG gcACTTTCTAATGCAAGAGTTGCTcttgaaaacataattaa gTATGGAATCCTCATTGACCCAGTTATGCTCGTCTCCTATTTCTTCATTGATCCATATAGCTGGCCGTCTGTGAGTTTGGTTTTAT tgGTGAATGTTTTCGTTTTATTCACATTTTGGATCGAGACTCTTTTATCTAAG GAATCCCTGAGTGAAAAAGCTGGTCGTGTTATCCATTTCATCACATTTACCTGTGTGATAATCTTTCCATCTGTAGTCATACTTTATCGACACCCATTTCCAT TGTTTTCTTCATTGGCGTTATCGGTTTACGTAATCACATTCTTGAAATTGATATCTTACGTATCGGTGAATAAATGGTGCAGGgatcaacaaaaatatgaacaaaCGAGTCGCCGTAGAAGGAAATCGGAAGGTTTAC CCGATTCAAAGACAGTATCTAATGGGAAAACTGAGACTTTGTTCGTCAGATATCCTGATAATTTATATGTGCAAGATTTATATTACTTCATGGTAGCGCCGACGCTTTGTTATGAACTGAATTTCCCTCGGTCGTCTCGAATCAGAAAAAGATTTCTCGTGAAACGCATCATCGAGATG CTTTTCCTTTCTCAACTTATGACTGGATTGATTCAACAATGGATCATGCCGACGATTAAGAATTCGATGACTCCACTGCATAACTtggaatttcataaaattgtCGAGCGTCTGCTCAAACTCGCT aTACCGAATCATCTGATATGGTTGATATTTTTCTACTGGTTATTCCATTCTTGCCTAAACGTTGTATCTGAATTATTACGATTTGGTGACCGTGAATTCTACCGGGATTGGTG GAATGCGGAAACGGTCACCCGATTTTGGCAGGATTGGAATATACCTGTCCATAGATGGGCAAGACGCCATGTATTTATACCGATGTTGCAGTCAGGATTTACTAAACTTCAAGCATCAACCGCCGTCTTTCTAATATCAGCTTTTTTTCATGAG ttgttggtcagtgtgccttTGCGTATGTTCAAATTATGGGCATTCTTTGCTATGGTCGGACAG attCCATTTGCTATGTTCGTGTCCAAATTTCTTCATGGTCAATTCGGAAATATATCCGTGTGGATATCTTTGATTATTGGACAGCCGATTGCCATCCTTATGTATTTCCATGACTATTATATCACTAACGCTGACAGTTTGGATGCAGTTGTCAGCTAG